The Cytobacillus luteolus genome window below encodes:
- a CDS encoding NYN domain-containing protein → MDILIVDGYNIIGAWPSLRELKSKDLSSARDLLIEKMAEYQAYTGYRVIIVFDAHLVKGIEKKNHKHKVEVIFTKGNETADEHIEKLAKQLNNIKTQIHVATSDYTEQWAIFGQGALRKSARELLNEMGSVEKRIENKVKKTVEKKPASKIQLSNEVAEIFEKWRRGQQ, encoded by the coding sequence ATGGATATCCTGATTGTTGATGGATATAACATCATTGGCGCTTGGCCTTCTTTAAGAGAGTTAAAATCGAAGGACCTTTCTTCAGCTCGGGATTTGCTAATTGAAAAAATGGCAGAATATCAAGCGTACACAGGATATAGAGTGATTATTGTTTTTGACGCACACCTTGTGAAAGGAATCGAAAAGAAAAATCATAAACACAAGGTTGAGGTAATATTTACCAAAGGTAATGAGACTGCAGACGAACATATCGAGAAATTAGCTAAGCAATTAAATAATATAAAAACGCAAATTCATGTAGCGACTTCTGATTATACTGAACAATGGGCGATCTTTGGACAAGGAGCACTAAGGAAATCAGCACGAGAACTCCTAAATGAAATGGGTTCGGTTGAAAAGAGGATAGAAAATAAAGTCAAAAAAACAGTAGAGAAAAAGCCAGCTTCTAAGATTCAATTATCAAATGAAGTTGCAGAAATTTTCGAAAAATGGCGAAGAGGGCAACAATGA